The Pyricularia oryzae 70-15 chromosome 5, whole genome shotgun sequence genome includes a region encoding these proteins:
- a CDS encoding MFS phospholipid transporter Git1, which yields MFGFGSKRKTEEDSSPANVEDQLVSQVDDADLDITQSQPFWTAILPVIACGAGLFSDGYINNVIGSVSTVLGREYGSVYNDSQAKKVVSAIAFAGTVVGQLAFGFLSDRWSRTNSLLISTIILIVFTALAAGSYWHGEATGMFTMLAVWRFFVGIGIGGEYPAGSVGCAESTGELKAGTRNMFFILFTNSMIDWGFVFGAFVPFVVAAAAQNQYMSTIWRTSLGIGVVFPLVLLVMRFRLKEPVEFSKNSFRHAKTPYRLVLRFYGWRLLIVSLIWFIYDFLTYAFGIYSSTILANIFPEGQALTIVFGWNTVINLFYIPGTMLGAPLSDKIGPRYALAAGVSAQAVIGFIMAALYPHLAQASNVAAFAVVYGIFLSMGELGPGNNIGLLAAKTCATGVRGQYYGIAAAIGKIGAFVGTYVYPYIEAAGGENAVASAQYPFYVSSSLCVVSAALAIFCLPHIGQDTITLEDKRFREFLEANGYDTRQMGLNKGESLEDSEAGAAEKGGAAAAAAEA from the exons ATGTTCGGCTTCGGCAGTAAACGCAAGACAGAGGAGGACTCATCTCCAGCCAATGTGGAAGATCAACTAGTCAGCCAGGTCGACGATGCCGATCTTGACATTACACAAAGCCAGCCATTTTGGACTGCCATCTTGCCCGTGATTGCGTGCGGCGCTGGACTTTTCTCAGACG GATACATCAATAAC GTTATCGGAAGCGTATCTACCGTCCTCGGAAGAGAGTATGGTTCTGTGTACAACGACTCACAGGCCAAAAAAGTCGTCAGCGCCATTGCATTTGCAGGAACC GTTGTTGGACAACTCGCCTTTGGCTTTTTGTCTGATCGCTGGTCAAGAACAAACTCACTTCTTATCTCCACCATCATCTTGATCGTCTTTACGGCGCTAGCTGCGGGATCCTACTGGCATGGAGAGGCCACGGGAATGTTCACCATGCTGGCTGTTTGGCGCTTCTTTGTCGGCATTGGCATTGGCGGAGAG TATCCTGCGGGGTCTGTAGGCTGCGCAGAGTCTACGGGTGAGCTCAAAGCCGGCACGCGCAACATGTTCTTTATCCT CTTCACCAACAGCATGATAGACTGGGGTTTCGTATTCGGCGCCTTTGTACCAT TcgtcgttgctgctgctgcccagAACCAGTACATGAGCACCATCTGGCGCACTAGCTTGGGCATTGGTGTCGTATTTCCTCTGGTCCTTCTGGTCATGCGTTTCCGCTTGAAAGAGCCGGTTGAATTCAGCAAGAACTCGTTCAGGCACGCCAAGACGCCGTATAGACTGGTGCTCAGGTTCTATGGGTGGAGGCTCTTGATTGTGAGCTTGATATGGTTCATATATGAT TTCCTTACCTACGCTTTTGGTATCTATTCTTCTACTATTCTGGCAAATATCTTCCCAGAGGGACAGGCTTT AACCATCGTGTTTGGTTGGAACACTGTCATAAACCTGTTCTACATCCCG GGAACAATGCTTGGAGCACCTCTTAGTGACAAGATTGG ACCTCGATATGCTCTTGCCGCTGGCGTGAGTGCCCAGGCAGTCATAGGCTTCATAATGGCAGCTCTGTACCCTCACTTGGCCCAGGCCTCCAACGTCGCCGCATTTGCCGTAGTCTACGGCATCTTCCTGTCCATGGGCGAGCTGGGACCCGGAAACAATATTGgtctcctcgccgccaagacCTGCGCGACCGGTGTTCGTGGAC AGTACTACGGCATCGCGGCAGCCATCGGCAAGATCGGCGCCTTCGTCGGCACCTACGTCTATCCCTACATCGAGGCGGCGGGCGGAGAAAACGCCGTTGCCTCTGCCCAGTACCCCTTTTACGTCTCGTCATCGTTGTGCGTCGTCTCGGCCGCCTTGGCCATCTTTTGCCTGCCCCACATCGGCCAGGACACCATCACGCTTGAGGACAAGCGATTCAGGGAGTTCCTCGAGGCCAACGGCTACGACACGCGCCAGATGGGGCTCAACAAGGGCGAGAGCCTCGAGGACTCCGAGGCCGGCGCTGCCGAGAAGGGTggcgctgctgcggctgctgcggaGGCGTGA
- a CDS encoding mitochondrial 2-oxoglutarate/malate carrier protein has product MSNSIKQAAEAVRSRTSEVMGGAGKGSGGETAAVANDFLHTPFMRAALPFLNGGAAGMVATTVIQPVDMIKVRLQLAGEGMAGGVKPTPLSVTRDILASGRALDLYTGLSAGLLRQAVYTTARLGFFDTFMGTLTAKAKENGSAIGFKERAAAGLSAGGLAAMIGNPADLALIRMQSDGLKPKESRQNYKSVIDALARITKNEGIAALWSGATPTVVRAMALNFGQLAFFSEAKAQLKSRTDLNPRVQTLTASAVAGFFASFFSLPFDFVKTRLQKQQRGPDGKLPYRNMIDCFGQVAKQEGALRFYRGFWTYYVRIAPHAMVTLIVADYLGWITK; this is encoded by the exons ATGTCAAACAGCATCAAACAGGCGGCTGAAGCAGTTCGATCCAGAACATCCGAAGTTATGGGTGGCGCAGGAAAAGGATCTGGAGGCGAGACCGCAGCGGTTGCCAATGACTTCCTGCATACGCCTTTCATGCGCGCCGCTTTACCATTCCTGAATGGTGGTGCCGCCGGCATGGTTGCCACCACAGTCATCCAGCCTGT CGACATGATCAAGGttcgacttcaacttgcCGGTGAAGGCATGGCGGGCGGCGTCAAGCCAACACCGCTCTCCGTCACGCGCGACATTCTTGCTAGTGGTAGGGCGTTGGACCTCTACACTGGACTCTCGGCTGGTCTCCTTAGACAAGCCGTATACACGACAGCGCGCCTAGGTTTCTTTGACACATTCATGGGCACGCTCACCGCGAAGGCCAAAGAAAATGGGTCGGCGATTGGCTTCAAGGAGCGAGCTGCGGCCGGCCTCTCGGCAGGTGGTCTCGCGGCTATGATCGGCAACCCTGCAGACCTTGCGCTTATCCGCATGCAGAGTGACGGCCTCAAACCCAAGGAGTCGAGGCAAAACTACAAGTCAGTAATAGATGCTCTGGCGCGCATCACCAAGAATGAGGGAATCGCAGCACTCTGGTCGGGCGCAACGCCAACAGTGGTGCGAGCCATGGCTCTCAACTTTGGGCAGCTCGCCTTTTTCAGTGAAGCCAAGGCCCAACTCAAGAGCCGGACCGACTTGAATCCCCGTGTGCAGACCCTCACTGCCAGCGCGGTTGCCGGGTTTTTCGCCTCGTTCTTTTCGTTGCCCTTTGACTTTGTCAAGACAAGACTGCAGAAGCAACAGCGCGGCCCCGACGGAAAGCTTCCGTATAGGAACATGATTGACTGCTTCGGCCAGGTTGCCAAGCAGGAGGGAGCGTTACGGTTCTACCGTGGGTTCTGGACATACTATGTCCGCATTGCCCCACATGC CATGGTCACACTGATCGTTGCCGATTACTTGGGCTGGATAACAAAATAA
- a CDS encoding caltractin, whose product MSRFSSSFEGQTDPYIRHIQQPPSPYRSISSPASRTAYSMMASRGAASSAPLAPSREEFMKLSEDLKGQINDAFGVFDADKDGRIDYHEFRFALRALGFELPKAETFSHLQKYAVQPLNWDPKRECGPVFREFTLPIWQAIAGTLVANRDPVEECRRAFKLFDVEGRGIITVEDLRRVMDDLGQAIEEQELQSMIREFDSEGKGGINEDEFIKIMLKKRA is encoded by the exons ATGTCGCGTTTTAGCTCGTCTTTTGAGGGACAGACCGACCCCTACATACGTCACATTCAACAGCCGCCTTCACCCTATCGCTCCATCTCAAGTCCTGCTTCCAGGACCGCATATTCAATGATGGCCTCAAGGGGTGCAGCTTCTTCCGCGCCTCTAGCGCCATCGCGCGAGGAGTTTATGAAGCTGTCTGAAGATTTGAAGGGTCAGATCAACGATGCG TTTGGAGTCTTCGACGCAGACAAAGACGGCCGGATCGACTACCACGAGTTCCGCTTCGCCCTGCGAGCCCTCGGCTTCGAGCTCCCCAAGGCTGAGACCTTCAGCCACCTCCAAAAATACGCCGTGCAGCCGCTAAACTGGGACCCGAAGAGGGAGTGCGGGCCCGTCTTTCGCGAGTTCACTCTGCCCATCTGGCAGGCCATAGCGGGCACCCTCGTCGCCAACAGGGACCCCGTGGAGGAGTGCAGGCGCGCCTTCAAGCTCTTTGACGTGGAGGGCCGGGGCATCATCACGGTCGAGGACCTGAGGCGCGTCATGGACGACCTGGGACAGGCCATTGAGGAGCAGGAGCTGCAGTCCATGATTAGGGAGTTCGATTCCGAGGGCAAGGGGGGCATCAACGAGGACGAGTTCATCAAGATCATGTTGAAGAAGAGGGCTTGA
- a CDS encoding mitochondrial 2-oxodicarboxylate transporter — translation MSSEKPLPFIYQFAAGAVAGVSEILVMYPLDVVKTRMQLQTSTAVGSDAYNGTLDCFRKIIKNEGFSRLYRGITAPILMEAPKRATKFAANDEWGKFYRNAFGQEKMTQGLSVLTGASAGATESFVVVPFELIKIRLQDKVSASKYNGPVDVLLKTVKNEGLLALYTGLESTMWRHILWNAGYFGCIHQVRQLLPKAETKKGQMASDIVAGSVGGTVGTILNTPMDVVKSRIQNTTKVAGVTPKYNWAWPALGTVMREEGFAALYKGFLPKVLRLGPGGGILLVVYGGVMDFFRKMRDEADLKKV, via the exons ATGTCTTCCGAGAAGCCTCTCCCTTTCATCTACCAGTTTGCGGCTG GTGCTGTGGCTGGAGTCTCTGAG ATTCTGGTTATGTATCCGCTGGATGTCGTGAAGACCCGCAT GCAACTCCAAACTAGTACAGCCGTTGGTTCCGACGCTTACAATGGCACGCTCGATTGCTTCCGTAAGATCATCAAGAACGAGGGCTTCTCGCGGCTTTACCGCGGTATCACCGCCCCCATCTTGATGGAGGCTCCTAAGCGTGCCACCAAGTTTGCCGCCAACGATGAATGGGGCAAGTTCTACCGCAATGCCTTTGGCCAGGAGAAGATGACCCAGGGGCTCTCCGTTCTGACTGGTGCCTCCGCTGGTGCCACTGAGTCTTTTGTCGTTGTTCCATT TGAGTTGATCAAGATTCGACTTCAGGACAAGGTCTCAGCGTCCAAGTACAATGGCCCTGTTGACGTTCTCCTCAAGACCGTTAAGAATGAGGGCCTCCTAGCTTTGTACACCGGATTGGAGTCCACCATGTGGAGACATATCCTGTGGAATGCTGGTTACTTTGGCTGCATTCACCAGGTGCGCCAGTTGTTGCCCAAGGCCGAGACCAAGAAGGGTCAGATGGCTAGCGACATTGTGGCAGGATCAGTAGGAGGAACTG TCGGAACCATATTGAACAC GCCCAT GGATGTGGTCAAGTCTCGTATCCAGAACACTACCAAGGTCGCTGGTGTTACTCCCAAGTACAACTGGGCCTGGCCCGCACTTGGGACAGTCATGAGGGAAGAAGGCTTTGCTGCTCTTTACAAAG GATTCCTTCCCAAGGTTCTGCGTCTTGGCCCCGGAG GTGGTATCTTGTTGGTGGTCTACGGAGGAGTCATGGATTTCTTCAGGAAGATGCGGGACGAGGCGGACTTGAAGAAGGTGTAG
- a CDS encoding PAB-dependent poly(A)-specific ribonuclease subunit PAN2 gives MDADWGEIAQYHTQLGYRPDPTNPSAHHSAPTAVAFDTRSELLWVGKDQGRVAAYVYFLNNGIMEFQRHIAFLSHPRQQGPVHQFLFNETGVISLGSHNVHMAQRGGMCLANIGHVNMTNLRCMTFTSRGTSEILVAGDQDTMFVIDLNKKQITKEVPAPNHYFLMKKSKYICAASRNGCVDILDPITLKVINTWNTRSAQLNDMDVQHDFIVTCGASLKQGTYMADPYVNVFDLKNMRSFPPISFPPLVTYARMHPKMVTTSIVVSKTGQMHVVDIANPHNPIVRQVLGHTHLALFDVSPSGQAMVFTDTEGYIHVWGPTSKAVSFVDQGLPVEFETEQPNFASIPWSEDFPVNMVGLPHYSDALLSAWPADLSSDVGAPPAQFDQAYVDAMMPNGNVGLYGKAVAGTRRNQVVDTRSADKPQSSLQAPKFLSEKARDGFKGLTMDTSDIETSEDIVPSPIRTDIESLKSVVPNMYHLFEIKFSKFGVDDFDFGYYNKTHHSGLENHITNSYANSLLQLLRFTPILRNLALQHAATSCLDQHCLLCELGYLCDSMEKARGASCQATNMLKMLSQHPAAANLHLLDGDRIASSSAMKIQGLLRFLLDFMSRDYGKTSPGINDLENATATSSQSLIRCDQCKSETSRPQTNYVQDLAYSPVTSNGNKGVDVADSYLAAQQGVARGRMAPAKLPSFSQILKKSIEREQVTRGWCTTCRGYQPLSMRKIIKSIPQVLAANTCISSVEEKKLWATPGWLPEEVGFIIDKEHIFCYEGAELDWLIKNGKYKLYVYSLMGLVVNIEPGPTFKPHPVAIINAAHSEPQKPAKSQWHLFNDFHVKPISAREALTFNTSWKTPLVVMFQLKAANNHIDSTWLQRLDTSILYQDQSPEAEDKSYTLLDRNKEAPTPGTVIAIDAEFVLAKDFEYAVNSDGEKETIRPRIHSLGRVSVVRASGDRRGVPFIDDYINIKEPIVNYFTEFSGLTETDLDPKTSRHNLVPLKLAFKKLWLLLNLGCIFVGHGLRSDFRVINLQVPREQVHDTQELFWVEAQRRKLSLAFLAKSVLNLEIQGHMHDSIEDANTAQLLYWKYKELLESGRLHEELKKIYAFGVKHGFRPVKVAGQSAQRTETPPMVDDAQPGALLPYQPPELLQGS, from the exons ATGGACGCCGATTGGGGCGAG ATTGCCCAATATCACACACAACTTGGCTACCGACCCGACCCCACCAATCCCAGCGCGCATCActcggcgccgaccgccgtcGCTTTCGATACCCGATCAGAGCTGCTATGGGTTGGAAAGGATCAG GGTCGCGTTGCGGCCTATGTTTACTTCCTAAACAATGGAATCATGGAGTTCCAGCGCCACATCGCCTTCTTGTCGCACCCGCGACAACAGGGGCCCGTTCACCAGTTTCTCTTCAACGAGACGGGTGTAATTAGTCTCGGGTCGCATAACGTGCACATGGCGCAGAGGGGAGGAATGTGCCTTGCCAACATTGG GCATGTAAACATGACGAATCTGCGCTGCATGACTTTCACCTCCCGAGGCACTTCGGAGATACTGGTTGCCGGCGACCAGGACACCATGTTTGTTATCGATCTTAACAAGAAGCAGATAACCAAGGAG GTCCCTGCTCCAAACCACTACTtcctgatgaagaagagcaaATATATCTGCGCAGCATCCCGCAACGGCTGCGTCGACATTCTGGACCCCATCACCCTGAAGGTCATCAACACATGGAATACGCGCTCTGCGCAACTCAACGACATGGACGTGCAGCACGACTTTATCGTGACCTGTGGAGCCTCTCTCAAGCAGGGTACCTACATGGCTGACCCCTACGTCAACGTATTCGACCTGAAGAACATGCGGTCCTTCCCACCTATCTCTTTCCCGCCCCTAGTCACCTACGCCCGAATGCACCCCAAGATGGTGACTACCAGTATCGTAGTGTCCAAGACCGGACAGATGCATGTTGTGGATATTGCCAATCCTCACAACCCCATAGTCCGCCAGGTGCTTGGCCATACACACTTGGCCCTGTTCGATGTTTCGCCCTCGGGCCAGGCGATGGTCTTTACAGACACAGAGGGCTATATTCATGTATGGGGTCCGACGTCAAAAGCGGTGTCGTTTGTCGACCAAGGCCTTCCGGTTGAATTTGAGACTGAGCAGCCAAACTTTGCATCGATACCATGGTCCGAAGACTT CCCAGTAAACATGGTTGGCCTGCCACACTACTCGGATGCATTGCTATCAGCATGGCCCGCGGATCTTTCCTCGGATGTCGGTGCGCCTCCAGCTCAGTTTGATCAGGCATACGTCGATGCGATGATGCCAAACGGCAATGTTGGCCTGTATGGCAAAGCCGTGGCCGGTACCCGCAGGAATCAGGTTGTCGACACTAGATCTGCCGACAAGCCGCAGAGCAGCCTACAGGCCCCCAAGTTTCTCAGCGAAAAGGCCAGAGATGGGTTCAAGGGACTCACAATGGACACGAGCGATATTGAAACTAGCGAGGATATTGTTCCGAGCCCCATAAGGACTGACATTGAGAGCTTGAAGTCTGTGGTACCAAACATGTATCACTTATTCGAAATCAAGTTCAGCAAATTTGGTGTTGACGACTTTGACTTTGG ATATTACAACAAGACGCACCACTCAGGACTGGAAAACCACATCACCAATTCTTATGCCAACAGCCTCTTGCAACTTCTCCGATTCACTCCCATCCTCCGTAACTTGGCTCTCCAACATGCCGCCACCTCTTGCCTCGACCAGCACTGTCTCCTCTGCGAGCTTGGTTATCTTTGCGACTCGATGGAAAAGGCGAGAGGCGCATCATGCCAGGCAACCAACATGCTAAAAATGCTGAGTCAACATCCTGCAGCTGCGAACCTTCATCTTCTTGATGGTGATAGGATCGCCTCATCCTCGGCCATGAAGATACAAGGTCTTCTCCGTTTCCTACTGGACTTCATGTCTCGCGACTATGGCAAGACATCGCCAGGTATCAACGACCTGGAAAATGCCACAGCGACCTCATCCCAAAGCTTGATCAGATGCGACCAGTGCAAGAGCGAGACGTCACGACCGCAGACAAACTACGTGCAGGACTTGGCATACTCCCCAGTCACAAGCAACGGCAACAAAGGTGTCGATGTCGCGGACAGCTATCTGGCGGCGCAACAAGGTGTGGCAAGAGGTCGCATGGCGCCCGCGAAGCTGCCGTCTTTCTCACAAATCCTTAAGAAGAGCATAGAAAGAGAGCAGGTGACGCGAGGGTGGTGTACTACTTGCCGTGGTTACCAGCCGCTGTCGATGCGCAAGATTATCAAATCCATACCCCAGGTGCTCGCTGCCAACACTTGCATTTCATCGGTCGAGGAAAAGAAGCTCTGGGCAACCCCTGGTTGGCTACCCGAGGAGGTAGGCTTCATCATCGACAAGGAACACATATTTTGCTACGAGGGCGCCGAGTTGGACTGGCTCATCAAGAATGGAAAGTACAAGCTCTATGTGTACTCTTTGATGGGTCTTGTTGTCAACATTGAGCCGGGTCCGACCTTCAAACCGCATCCGGTCGCAATCATCAATG CCGCTCACTCCGAGCCCCAAAAGCCCGCAAAGAGCCAATGGCATCTCTTCAACGATTTCCACGTGAAGCCCATCTCAGCCAGAGAAGCACTCACATTCAATACATCGTGGAAGACTCCTCTTGTTGTCATGTTTCAGTTGAAAGCGGCCAACAACCACATCGACAGTACATGGTTGCAAAGACTCGACACGTCGATTCTATATCAGGATCAATC GCCCGAAGCAGAAGACAAATCATATACTCTTCTCGATCGAAACAAGGAAGCCCCTACACCAGGAACCGTCATTGCAATTGACGCCGAATTCGTTCTCGCCAAGGACTTCGAGTATGCGGTCAACTCGGATGGTGAAAAAGAGACGATCAGGCCACGCATACACTCACTGGGAAGAGTTTCGGTCGTACGCGCAAGCGGAGATCGACGTGGCGTGCCATTTATCGACGACTACATTAACATCAAGGAGCCCATAGTTAACTACTTTACCGAATTCTCTGGCTTGACAGAGACTGACCTGGATCCTAAGACATCGAGGCACAACCTTGTGCCGCTCAAGCTCGCATTCAAGAAGCTTTGGTTGTTGCTGAACTTGGGTTGCATATTTGTTGGgcacggc CTCAGGTCCGATTTCCGTGTTATAAATCTCCAGGTGCCACGAGAACAAGTTCACGACACTCAAGAGCTCTTCTGGGTCGAGGCGCAACGGCGGAAACTTTCTCTGGCCTTCCTGGCCAAGTCAGTACTCAACCTCGAGATCCAGGGACACATGCACGACAGTATCGAGGACGCCAACACTGCTCAGCTACTATACTGGAAGTATAAGGAGCTCTTGGAAAGCGGTAGACTGCACGAGGAGCTTAAGAAGATCTACGCCTTTGGAGTCAAGCATGGGTTTAGGCCTGTCAAGGTGGCCGGGCAGTCGGCGCAGCGGACCGAGACGCCACCCATGGTGGACGACGCGCAGCCCGGTGCTCTACTTCCGTATCAGCCTCCAGAGTTGTTGCAGGGCAGCTAG
- a CDS encoding rhamnolipids biosynthesis 3-oxoacyl-[acyl-carrier-protein] reductase, with translation MSAATSAAHNHASSIDGSIFSATGMVALITGGGTGIGLMMAKALAQAGAHRVYIVGRRTEVLKEAAASINRPGVVVPITADVTSKASLAEAVKAVERDTGHLNLLVCNSGIGGPPSEPQITPHTTIEQWRNQQLSADPADWNQTFNVNVTSVWFTTMAFLLLLDSGNKRGNIAQTSQVVVTSSVAAFNRKAPGGWAYGQSKVAVTHLVKQLAVALPQWNIRANCIAPGLFPSEMSAPIVQSAMQGDSTWDESKPIPIGRENVPLGRMGNSDEMGGTILYLASRAGAYLNGNITLIDGGRLGTFPATGC, from the exons ATGTCCGCCGCAACTAGCGCTGCACATAATCATGCCTCGAGCATCGATGGCAGCATCTTCTCCGCGACCGGAATGGTCGCCCTTATAACTGGTGGCGGTACGGGCATCGGCCTTATGATGGCAAAGGCCCTTGCCCAAGCCGGAGCACACCGCGTGTATATCGTCGGCCGTCGGACCGAAGTTCTCAAAGAGGCGGCCGCGTCAATCAATCGTCCTGGCGTGGTTGTACCGATAACGGCTGACGTGACGTCCAAAGCGTCCCTCGCAGAAGCCGTCAAGGCCGTTGAGAGGGACACCGGTCACCTGAACCTCCTGGTCTGCAACTCTGGTATCGGGGGTCCTCCATCGGAGCCGCAGATCACCCCGCATACGACCATTGAACAGTGGAGGAATCAGCAACTCTCAGCGGACCCAGCTGACTGGAACCAGACGTTCAATGTCAACGTCACGAGCGTGTGGTTTACGACAATGGCTTTCCTGTTACTACTCGACTCGGGTAACAAAAGGGGAAACATTGCGCAGACATCACAGGTCGTCGTGACGAGCTCCGTGGCTGCTTTTAATAGAAAGGCACCGGGCGGCTGGGCGTATGGTCAGTCAAAAGTTGCCGTCACTCACTTGGTGAAGCAGCTCGCAGTTGCTCTCCCGCAATGGAACATTCG GGCCAACTGCATCGCGCCTGGACTGTTCCCCAGCGAAATGTCGGCACCTATCGTGCAAAGCGCCATGCAAGGTGATTCGACGTGGGATGAGAGCAAACCCATCCCGATTGGACGCGAGAACGTACCCTTAGGTCGTATGGGCAATAGTGACGAGATGGGCGGCACTATATTATACCTGGCGTCGAGGGCTGGTGCGTATTTGAACGGAAACATTACGTTGATTGATGGAGGTCGGCTGGGAACATTCCCTGCGACTGGGTGCTAA